Proteins from one Gibbsiella quercinecans genomic window:
- a CDS encoding energy transducer TonB — translation MYLLYRVRHIISWLPLPVIVICLILNSHQTAIKVSPHYDDTVMTLALAEPEPEPQPEPQPEPEPEPEPQPEPEPVPVVPQPVAEVAPAPKPRPKPTPKSAPKPRPKPAVSSPKTAPVKAPPETLRSETARVPVPAAPRVNVQAIENGYIQALRVQLDRSKRYPTGRQVSLERPEGIVEVWLEVDRSGRVVNSGINTRARSMLLNRAADSSLQSIKQVKPFPADAFAGQNTKRFLATFNYQPQ, via the coding sequence ATGTATTTGCTCTATCGTGTACGCCATATCATTAGCTGGTTACCCTTGCCGGTTATTGTTATCTGCCTGATATTGAACAGCCACCAAACGGCTATCAAAGTCAGCCCCCACTACGATGACACCGTTATGACACTGGCCCTGGCTGAACCAGAGCCTGAACCGCAACCGGAACCGCAGCCAGAACCTGAACCAGAGCCTGAACCGCAGCCAGAACCGGAACCTGTGCCAGTGGTTCCGCAGCCGGTGGCTGAGGTGGCGCCCGCGCCAAAACCACGCCCCAAACCGACGCCAAAGAGCGCGCCAAAACCGCGCCCCAAACCTGCAGTCAGCTCGCCCAAAACCGCACCGGTTAAGGCGCCGCCGGAAACGCTCCGTTCGGAGACCGCCAGAGTACCGGTCCCGGCTGCGCCACGCGTGAACGTGCAGGCGATAGAGAATGGCTATATCCAGGCGCTGCGGGTACAGCTTGATCGATCCAAACGGTATCCGACCGGACGCCAGGTTTCGCTGGAGCGGCCGGAAGGGATCGTGGAGGTCTGGCTAGAGGTCGATCGCTCTGGGCGAGTGGTTAATTCAGGCATAAATACCAGGGCGCGTAGCATGCTGCTTAACCGTGCCGCCGACAGCAGCCTGCAGAGTATTAAACAGGTTAAGCCATTTCCCGCTGATGCATTCGCCGGGCAGAACACCAAGCGGTTTTTAGCCACGTTCAATTATCAGCCACAGTGA
- a CDS encoding ExbD/TolR family protein: protein MRTWNEPKKNKAHIELIPMIDVMMFLLVFFVLISMNVIPAHGLKTQLPAASSAQDLKPQKKAIVTISEPDLLQLDGQSVQLSELVNVLKQQQTDNQPTTIIVNSDKGVSVERLVAVMDNLRQGGFYSVSIATRK, encoded by the coding sequence ATGAGAACCTGGAACGAGCCCAAGAAAAATAAAGCACATATTGAATTAATTCCGATGATCGACGTCATGATGTTTTTACTGGTGTTTTTTGTTTTGATCAGTATGAACGTTATTCCAGCTCACGGCTTGAAAACGCAGTTGCCTGCGGCGAGTAGCGCTCAGGATCTTAAACCGCAGAAGAAAGCCATCGTCACGATCAGTGAACCGGATTTGCTGCAGTTGGACGGTCAATCCGTACAGTTGAGCGAATTGGTCAATGTGCTCAAACAGCAACAGACGGATAACCAGCCCACGACAATCATCGTGAACAGCGATAAAGGTGTCTCAGTTGAACGACTGGTGGCCGTGATGGATAACCTGCGCCAGGGCGGATTTTATTCTGTTTCTATCGCCACCCGGAAATAA
- the yeiB gene encoding DUF418 domain-containing protein YeiB, with protein MTSHTTTAPLPRIATLDCVRGIAILGILLLNISAFGLPKAAYLNPAYLGLPSVRDTWVWALLDVFAQAKFLAMFALLFGAGLQMLLPRGKRWIRARLSWLVLFGLGHAIFLWDGDILLAYGLIGLVCWRMIREAKDTFTLLKTGIVLYLIGVAVLLLLGLISQSGPGNFWLPDTAHLQYEKFWKLQGGMEAWRNRVDLLSSSLLAIGAQYGWELAGLMLFGAGLMRSGWLRGAYSLAYYRRQAAWLIPLSLVIQIPAVALHWHLAWDYRWSSFLLQVPRELGAPLQAMGYLALCYGFWPSLARLRISRWLAQVGRMALSNYLLQTLICTTLFYRFGLYDRFDRLQLLAFVPLVWLINLLVSHLWLRYFRQGPMEWLWRKLTEMASGEPGQRPSDPTHG; from the coding sequence ATGACGAGTCACACCACCACGGCGCCGTTGCCGCGTATTGCAACGCTTGACTGTGTGCGCGGCATCGCCATCCTTGGCATTTTGCTGCTGAACATCAGCGCCTTTGGTCTGCCGAAGGCGGCCTATCTCAATCCCGCCTATCTGGGGTTACCTTCGGTGCGTGATACCTGGGTCTGGGCGCTGTTGGACGTGTTTGCCCAGGCTAAATTTCTGGCCATGTTTGCCCTGCTGTTCGGCGCTGGCTTGCAGATGTTGCTGCCGCGCGGCAAGCGCTGGATACGTGCGCGTTTGTCCTGGCTGGTGCTGTTCGGGCTGGGGCACGCGATTTTTCTGTGGGACGGCGATATCCTGCTGGCCTATGGGCTGATTGGCCTGGTGTGCTGGCGGATGATCCGCGAGGCGAAAGATACCTTCACGCTGCTGAAAACCGGGATCGTGCTGTACCTGATCGGCGTGGCGGTATTGCTGCTGCTAGGGCTGATTTCGCAAAGCGGGCCGGGCAACTTCTGGCTACCGGATACCGCCCACCTGCAGTATGAGAAATTCTGGAAACTGCAGGGCGGGATGGAGGCCTGGCGCAATCGGGTGGATTTGCTGTCTTCCAGCCTGTTGGCGATCGGCGCCCAGTACGGCTGGGAACTGGCGGGCCTGATGCTGTTTGGCGCCGGCCTGATGCGCAGCGGCTGGCTGCGGGGCGCCTACTCGCTGGCATATTATCGGCGCCAGGCGGCATGGTTAATACCGCTTTCACTGGTGATTCAGATCCCTGCGGTGGCCCTGCATTGGCACCTGGCATGGGATTACCGCTGGAGCAGCTTCTTGCTGCAGGTGCCGCGTGAGCTGGGCGCGCCGCTGCAGGCGATGGGGTATCTGGCGCTGTGTTACGGGTTCTGGCCATCGTTGGCGCGCCTGCGCATCAGCCGCTGGTTGGCGCAGGTGGGGCGCATGGCGTTGAGTAATTATCTGCTGCAGACGCTTATCTGCACCACGCTGTTCTACCGCTTTGGGCTTTATGACCGTTTTGATCGTCTGCAACTGCTGGCCTTTGTGCCACTGGTGTGGCTGATTAACCTGCTGGTTTCTCACCTTTGGCTGCGCTATTTTCGCCAGGGGCCGATGGAGTGGCTGTGGCGCAAGCTCACGGAAATGGCATCCGGCGAGCCGGGGCAAAGGCCGTCTGATCCTACCCATGGATAG
- the folE gene encoding GTP cyclohydrolase I FolE: MTTLSNEAVQVHAALEARGLETPLRGEMLDGETRKRRIKEHMTEIMQLLNLDLSDDSLAETPHRIAKMYVDEIFSGLDYANFPKITVIENKMKVDEMVTVRDITLTSTCEHHFVTIDGKATVAYIPKDAVIGLSKINRIVQFFAQRPQVQERLTQQILVALQTLLGTNNVAVSIDAVHYCVKARGIRDANSATTTTSLGGLFKSSQNTRQEFLRAVRHHG; this comes from the coding sequence ATGACTACATTAAGTAACGAAGCTGTCCAGGTTCACGCTGCGTTGGAAGCGCGTGGGCTGGAAACCCCATTACGCGGGGAGATGTTGGATGGTGAAACGCGTAAACGTCGTATTAAAGAGCACATGACGGAAATCATGCAATTGCTTAATCTCGATCTATCTGACGACAGTTTGGCGGAAACCCCACATCGCATTGCCAAAATGTACGTTGATGAGATTTTCTCTGGCCTGGATTATGCCAATTTCCCGAAAATCACGGTGATCGAAAATAAAATGAAAGTGGATGAGATGGTGACGGTGCGTGACATCACGCTGACCAGCACCTGTGAACACCACTTTGTGACCATTGACGGTAAAGCCACCGTGGCTTATATCCCGAAAGATGCGGTTATCGGCCTGTCGAAGATTAACCGTATCGTGCAATTCTTTGCGCAACGCCCACAGGTTCAGGAACGCCTGACCCAACAGATTCTGGTGGCGCTGCAAACGCTGCTTGGCACCAACAATGTGGCGGTATCGATTGATGCCGTGCATTATTGCGTGAAAGCACGCGGCATCCGCGATGCAAACAGCGCGACCACCACTACCTCGTTGGGGGGGCTGTTTAAATCCAGCCAGAATACCCGCCAGGAGTTCCTGCGCGCGGTGCGCCACCATGGTTGA
- a CDS encoding YbfB/YjiJ family MFS transporter, which produces MALKIALSGFIALVVAMGIGRFAFTPQVPLMITEHQFTLTGAGIIAALNYLGYLCGAYDAMRANRRVELRLWLGLWGAVALTLLSALAHGVWWHAAIRLAVGWASGWAMVMVAAWTNERLAHYGRPALSAAVFAGPGAGIFISGMLAVGVNSLRLDAAQAWLLYGAVALLLVGVISLYLPRSGELHRANSVQTPLVLTPALKRLVWSYSLAGFGYILPATFLSQMAAVRFPDSLFAQFVWPVFGAASVLGIVIGILTRHRLTSQSRLAITLWVQALGILCAEVIPGVAGLALGALFTGGGFLSVVQLALQHGRELAPHHARYMAGLLTTGYAVGQLVGPLLSALSTSLTHRLEPALYVAMLGLVAAGLLVVNTPARALAGKMETE; this is translated from the coding sequence ATGGCGTTAAAAATTGCACTAAGTGGATTTATTGCCTTGGTGGTGGCGATGGGGATCGGCCGTTTTGCCTTCACCCCGCAAGTGCCGTTGATGATTACCGAACACCAGTTCACGTTGACCGGCGCCGGGATCATTGCGGCGCTGAATTACCTGGGTTACCTGTGCGGCGCTTATGATGCGATGCGCGCCAACCGCCGGGTAGAGCTGCGCCTGTGGCTTGGGCTGTGGGGCGCGGTGGCGTTAACGCTGCTTTCTGCTCTGGCGCACGGGGTGTGGTGGCATGCGGCGATACGGCTGGCGGTTGGCTGGGCCAGCGGCTGGGCGATGGTGATGGTGGCCGCCTGGACCAATGAGCGGCTTGCGCACTATGGCCGCCCGGCGCTGAGCGCAGCGGTGTTTGCCGGGCCGGGGGCCGGGATATTTATCAGCGGCATGCTGGCGGTGGGGGTTAACAGCCTGCGGCTGGATGCCGCGCAGGCCTGGCTGTTATACGGCGCGGTGGCGTTGCTGCTGGTCGGCGTTATCAGCCTGTATCTACCGCGCAGCGGGGAGCTGCACCGGGCAAATAGCGTGCAGACGCCGCTGGTTTTGACCCCGGCGCTGAAACGCCTGGTTTGGAGCTACAGCCTGGCGGGGTTCGGCTATATCTTGCCGGCGACGTTTTTATCGCAGATGGCTGCGGTGCGCTTTCCCGACAGCCTGTTTGCGCAGTTTGTCTGGCCGGTGTTCGGTGCGGCTTCGGTGCTGGGCATTGTGATCGGTATTCTGACGCGCCACCGGCTCACCAGCCAAAGCCGGCTGGCGATCACGCTGTGGGTACAGGCGCTCGGCATACTGTGCGCGGAAGTGATACCGGGCGTTGCGGGCCTGGCGTTGGGCGCATTGTTTACCGGCGGGGGTTTTCTTTCCGTGGTGCAACTCGCCTTGCAGCATGGCCGTGAACTGGCGCCGCACCATGCGCGCTATATGGCCGGTTTGCTGACCACCGGTTACGCGGTGGGGCAACTGGTGGGGCCGCTGCTTTCGGCGCTGTCGACCAGCCTGACCCACCGGCTGGAGCCAGCGCTGTACGTGGCGATGCTGGGATTAGTGGCGGCCGGGCTGCTGGTGGTGAATACCCCTGCGCGGGCCTTGGCTGGCAAAATGGAAACGGAATAA
- the ptrR gene encoding putrescine utilization regulator PtrR: protein MDLTQLRMFCHVAETGSVSRAAELLHRVPSNLTTRLRQLEQELGADLFIREKQRLRLSPTGHNFLCYAQRILALSEEAMNMAHSGEPAGNFALGSMESTAATRLPSLLAAYHQRFPQVSLSLTTGTSGEITEQVRTGTLAAALVDGPHQHDELNGCVAFSEHLVVISSLDHPPIHSAQDATGETLFAFRSSCSYRLRLESWFRQDGALPGPIMEIQSYHAMLACVASGAGLAMIPHSVLSLLPGHERVLVHTLPAEIAETATWLLWRRDAFGPSVRELKQLIIEQNETVPGGTDDIEQPEPA, encoded by the coding sequence ATGGATCTTACCCAACTGCGTATGTTCTGCCATGTGGCGGAAACCGGCTCCGTCAGCCGCGCCGCTGAGCTTTTGCACCGTGTGCCGTCAAACCTGACCACCCGCCTGCGCCAGCTTGAGCAAGAGCTGGGGGCCGATCTGTTCATCCGTGAAAAACAGCGCCTGCGCCTGTCACCGACCGGCCATAACTTTCTCTGCTACGCCCAGCGCATCCTGGCGCTGAGCGAAGAGGCAATGAATATGGCCCACTCCGGCGAGCCAGCCGGCAACTTTGCCCTTGGCTCGATGGAAAGTACCGCCGCCACGCGCTTGCCCAGCCTGCTGGCGGCCTATCACCAGCGCTTCCCGCAGGTGTCGCTTTCGCTCACCACCGGCACCTCCGGCGAAATCACGGAACAGGTGCGCACCGGCACACTGGCGGCGGCGCTGGTCGACGGCCCTCACCAACATGACGAACTCAACGGCTGCGTCGCCTTCAGCGAACATTTAGTGGTGATCTCCAGTTTGGATCACCCGCCAATCCACAGTGCGCAAGACGCCACTGGCGAAACGCTGTTTGCCTTCCGCTCCAGCTGTTCCTACCGGCTGCGGCTGGAATCCTGGTTCAGGCAGGATGGCGCGCTGCCGGGGCCGATCATGGAAATCCAGTCCTACCACGCCATGCTGGCCTGCGTTGCCAGCGGCGCCGGGCTGGCGATGATCCCCCACTCCGTGCTCAGCCTGCTGCCCGGCCATGAACGGGTTTTGGTACATACCCTGCCGGCGGAAATTGCCGAAACGGCAACCTGGCTGCTGTGGCGCCGCGATGCATTCGGCCCAAGCGTGCGCGAATTAAAACAGCTGATTATCGAACAGAACGAAACCGTGCCGGGCGGTACGGACGACATTGAACAACCCGAACCGGCCTGA
- a CDS encoding S-(hydroxymethyl)glutathione dehydrogenase/class III alcohol dehydrogenase, producing MEMIKTRAAVAWGPNQPLKIEEVELMPPQKGEVLVRIVASGVCHTDAYTLSGKDPEGVFPAILGHEGGGVVEAIGEGVTSVAVGDHVIPLYTPECGECKFCKSGKTNLCQAIRATQGKGLMPDGTTRFFKDGQPIFHYMGTSTFSEYTVVPEISLAKISKEAPLEEVCLLGCGVTTGMGAVLNTAKVKAGDSVAIFGLGGIGLSAIIGAQMAGAGRIIGIDINTSKFDLARKLGATDLINPKDYDKPIQEVIVELTDGGVDFSFECIGNVNVMRSALECCHKGWGESVIIGVAGAGEEIATRPFQLVTGRVWRGSAFGGVKGRSQLPGIVQRYLDGEFALNDFITHTMGLEQINEAFDLMHEGKSIRSVIHFGN from the coding sequence ATGGAGATGATCAAAACCCGCGCTGCGGTGGCCTGGGGCCCCAACCAGCCGCTGAAGATCGAAGAAGTCGAGCTGATGCCGCCGCAAAAAGGCGAAGTGCTGGTGCGGATCGTCGCCAGCGGCGTATGCCACACCGATGCCTACACCCTTTCCGGCAAAGATCCTGAAGGCGTGTTCCCGGCGATCCTCGGCCATGAAGGCGGCGGCGTCGTTGAAGCTATCGGTGAAGGGGTAACCAGCGTCGCCGTCGGCGATCACGTGATCCCGCTCTACACCCCAGAATGCGGCGAGTGTAAATTCTGTAAATCCGGTAAAACCAACCTGTGCCAGGCCATCCGCGCAACCCAGGGCAAAGGCCTGATGCCGGACGGTACCACCCGCTTCTTCAAGGACGGCCAGCCGATTTTCCACTATATGGGCACCTCCACCTTCTCGGAATACACCGTCGTGCCGGAAATCTCGCTGGCGAAAATCAGCAAAGAAGCCCCGCTGGAAGAAGTGTGCCTGCTGGGCTGCGGCGTCACCACCGGGATGGGCGCCGTGCTGAATACCGCCAAAGTGAAGGCCGGCGATAGCGTGGCGATCTTCGGTTTGGGCGGTATCGGCCTTTCCGCCATTATCGGCGCGCAAATGGCCGGCGCGGGCCGCATTATCGGTATTGATATCAATACCAGTAAGTTCGATCTGGCGCGCAAACTAGGCGCCACCGATCTGATCAATCCGAAAGACTACGACAAACCGATCCAGGAAGTGATTGTCGAACTGACGGACGGCGGCGTTGATTTCTCTTTTGAGTGTATCGGCAACGTCAATGTGATGCGTTCCGCGTTGGAATGCTGCCACAAAGGCTGGGGCGAATCAGTGATTATCGGCGTCGCCGGCGCCGGGGAAGAGATCGCCACCCGCCCATTCCAATTGGTGACTGGCCGGGTGTGGCGCGGTTCTGCCTTCGGCGGCGTGAAGGGCCGCTCACAGTTGCCGGGCATCGTGCAGCGCTATCTGGATGGCGAATTCGCCCTCAACGACTTCATTACCCACACCATGGGGCTGGAGCAGATAAACGAAGCGTTCGATTTGATGCATGAAGGCAAATCGATCCGCTCTGTCATCCATTTCGGCAACTGA
- the fghA gene encoding S-formylglutathione hydrolase: MSASPELLEEHRMFGGWQQRYRHAAQSLNCTMTFSIYLPPPRDENPPPVLYWLSGLTCNDENFTLKAGAQRIAAELGIILVMPDTSPRGDDVPNDAGYDLGQGAGFYLNATQAPWNQHYRMYDYLSSELPALIGQHFSIADRQSIFGHSMGGHGALMLALRNPQRYRSVSAFAPIVNPCQVPWGRKAFAAYLGDDESQWLQYDSCHLLANGQEKLPVLVDQGDSDQFLADQLQPAKLAEIARQHDWPLTLRIQPGYDHSYFFIASFIEDHLRFHAEHLFR; encoded by the coding sequence ATGAGTGCGTCACCTGAGCTTCTCGAAGAGCACCGTATGTTCGGCGGCTGGCAACAACGCTATCGCCATGCGGCGCAGAGCCTGAATTGCACCATGACTTTCAGCATCTATCTGCCACCGCCGCGCGATGAAAACCCGCCGCCGGTGCTGTACTGGCTGTCGGGGCTGACCTGCAATGATGAGAACTTTACGCTGAAAGCGGGCGCCCAGCGCATCGCCGCCGAATTGGGCATCATCCTGGTGATGCCCGATACCAGCCCGCGCGGCGACGATGTTCCCAACGATGCCGGCTACGATCTGGGCCAGGGCGCCGGGTTTTACCTGAACGCCACCCAGGCGCCGTGGAACCAGCATTATCGCATGTATGATTATCTCAGCAGCGAACTGCCGGCGTTGATCGGCCAGCATTTCAGCATCGCCGATCGTCAGTCGATTTTTGGTCATTCGATGGGCGGCCACGGCGCACTGATGTTGGCGCTGCGTAACCCACAGCGCTACCGTTCGGTTTCCGCCTTTGCCCCTATCGTCAACCCCTGCCAGGTGCCCTGGGGGCGTAAAGCCTTCGCCGCCTATTTGGGCGATGACGAAAGCCAGTGGCTGCAGTACGACAGCTGCCACCTGTTGGCTAACGGCCAGGAAAAGCTGCCGGTGCTGGTGGATCAGGGCGATAGCGATCAGTTCCTGGCCGATCAGCTACAGCCGGCCAAGCTGGCTGAAATTGCGCGCCAGCACGACTGGCCGCTGACGCTGCGTATCCAGCCCGGTTACGATCACAGCTACTTTTTTATCGCCAGCTTTATCGAAGATCACCTGCGTTTTCACGCCGAACACCTGTTCCGCTAA
- a CDS encoding SDR family oxidoreductase, with the protein MAHHDQYTFQNPLTQYKHDAYPKQYQPAPGISADMQPKPDCGEQTYRGTGRLKGRKALVTGADSGIGRAAAIAYAREGADVALSYLPAEQKDAEEVAKLVEAAGQKAVQLPGDISEEHFCQRLVEQAQQQLGGLDILALVAGKQVAVENIADLSSEQFRKTFETNVFALFWISKFALPHLPAGASIITTSSIQAYQPSGFLLDYAATKSAIIAYSRALAQQVAEKGIRVNVVAPGPVWTPLQICGGQLADNIPGFGSDTPLKRAGQPAELGPLYVFLASQESSYISAEVFGVTGGKPLS; encoded by the coding sequence ATGGCACATCATGATCAGTACACCTTTCAGAATCCACTCACCCAGTACAAACACGACGCCTACCCGAAACAATACCAGCCCGCCCCCGGTATTTCCGCCGACATGCAGCCAAAGCCGGATTGCGGCGAGCAAACCTATCGCGGCACGGGCCGCCTGAAGGGGCGCAAAGCGTTGGTGACCGGAGCGGATTCCGGCATCGGCCGGGCGGCGGCGATTGCCTATGCCCGCGAAGGGGCGGACGTGGCGCTGTCTTATCTGCCCGCAGAGCAAAAAGACGCTGAAGAGGTAGCGAAACTGGTGGAAGCCGCAGGCCAGAAGGCGGTGCAGCTACCGGGTGACATCAGTGAAGAACACTTTTGCCAACGGTTGGTGGAGCAGGCGCAGCAACAATTGGGCGGCCTGGATATCCTAGCGTTGGTGGCCGGCAAGCAGGTAGCGGTGGAAAACATCGCCGATCTCAGCAGCGAGCAGTTCCGCAAAACCTTCGAAACCAATGTGTTCGCGCTGTTTTGGATCAGCAAATTCGCGCTGCCGCATCTGCCGGCCGGCGCCAGCATTATTACCACGTCATCCATTCAGGCTTACCAGCCAAGCGGCTTCCTGCTGGATTACGCCGCCACCAAAAGCGCGATCATTGCCTACAGCCGCGCTCTGGCGCAGCAGGTGGCGGAAAAAGGCATTCGGGTTAACGTGGTTGCGCCAGGGCCGGTATGGACGCCGCTGCAGATTTGCGGCGGGCAGTTGGCCGACAATATCCCGGGCTTCGGCAGCGACACGCCGCTCAAACGCGCCGGCCAACCCGCAGAGCTGGGGCCGCTGTATGTGTTTCTGGCTTCGCAGGAATCAAGCTATATCAGCGCTGAAGTGTTCGGCGTCACCGGCGGCAAGCCGCTGTCTTAA
- the gsiD gene encoding glutathione ABC transporter permease GsiD yields the protein MINWRRNAALKAMPQIDPNAVRTPWHEFWRRFRRQHVAMVAGVFVLLLLLVAVFAPYLAPYDAENYFDYDRLNQGPSLVHWLGVDSLGRDIFSRILMGTRISLLAGVFSVLAGGAIGTMLGLLAGYYEGWWDRIVMRVSDVLFAFPGILLAIGVVAIMGSGMANVVVAVAIFSIPAFARLVRGNTLVLKHQTYIESARSIGAADSTIILRHILPGTISSVVVYFTMRIGTSIIAAASLSFLGLGAQPPTPEWGAMLNDARADMVMAPHVALFPCLAIFFTVLAFNLLGDGLRDALDPKLKG from the coding sequence ATGATCAATTGGCGCAGAAACGCCGCACTTAAGGCGATGCCGCAGATCGACCCGAACGCAGTGCGCACGCCGTGGCACGAGTTTTGGCGCCGCTTTCGCCGCCAGCACGTGGCGATGGTCGCCGGCGTCTTTGTCTTGTTGCTGCTGTTGGTGGCGGTGTTTGCTCCGTATCTGGCGCCTTACGACGCGGAAAACTACTTTGATTACGATCGCCTGAATCAGGGGCCCTCGCTGGTGCACTGGCTGGGGGTGGATTCTCTGGGGCGCGATATTTTCAGCCGTATCCTGATGGGCACGCGTATTTCCCTGCTGGCCGGCGTATTTTCCGTACTGGCTGGCGGCGCCATCGGCACCATGCTGGGGCTGCTGGCTGGTTACTATGAAGGCTGGTGGGATCGTATTGTGATGCGGGTTAGCGATGTGCTGTTCGCGTTCCCGGGTATTCTGTTGGCCATCGGCGTGGTGGCGATCATGGGCAGCGGTATGGCCAATGTGGTGGTGGCCGTGGCGATTTTCAGCATCCCGGCGTTTGCGCGCCTGGTGCGCGGCAATACGCTGGTGTTGAAGCATCAAACCTATATTGAATCGGCGCGCAGCATTGGCGCGGCGGATTCGACCATCATCTTGCGGCATATTCTGCCGGGCACCATTTCTTCGGTTGTGGTGTATTTCACCATGCGGATCGGTACTTCGATTATCGCCGCGGCCAGCCTGTCGTTTCTTGGCCTGGGCGCCCAGCCGCCAACGCCGGAATGGGGGGCGATGCTTAACGACGCCCGTGCTGATATGGTGATGGCGCCGCACGTGGCGCTTTTCCCTTGCCTGGCGATATTTTTTACCGTGCTGGCGTTTAATCTGTTGGGCGATGGGCTGCGTGATGCGCTGGATCCGAAGCTGAAGGGGTAG
- the gsiC gene encoding glutathione ABC transporter permease GsiC, with the protein MLNYFLKRLLGLIPTLLIVAVLVFLFVHLLPGDPARLAAGPEADEAVINLVRQELGLDKPLPMQFIHYFANVLQGDFGTSIVSRRPVSEEIATRFMPTLWLTVTSMVWAVIFGMAIGIASAVWRNRWPDRIGMTLAVSGISFPAFALGMLLMQIFSVNLGWLPTVGADTWQHYILPSITLGAAVAAVMARFTRASFIDVMQEDYMRTARAKGVRETRVLLKHGLRNAMIPVVTMMGLQFGFLLGGSIVVEKVFNWPGLGRLLVDSVEMRDYPVIQAEVLLFSLEFILINLLVDMLYAAINPSIRYK; encoded by the coding sequence ATGCTTAATTATTTTCTTAAACGCCTGCTCGGGCTTATCCCAACGTTACTTATCGTGGCGGTGCTGGTGTTTCTGTTTGTCCACCTGCTGCCGGGCGATCCGGCGCGCCTGGCGGCCGGACCAGAGGCCGATGAGGCCGTTATCAACCTGGTGCGCCAGGAGCTGGGGTTGGACAAACCTTTGCCGATGCAATTTATCCACTATTTTGCCAACGTATTGCAGGGCGATTTCGGCACCTCTATTGTTTCCCGGCGCCCGGTGAGTGAAGAGATCGCCACGCGTTTTATGCCCACCCTGTGGCTGACGGTAACCAGCATGGTGTGGGCCGTGATCTTCGGGATGGCGATCGGCATTGCCTCCGCCGTATGGCGCAACCGCTGGCCGGACCGTATCGGCATGACGCTGGCGGTATCCGGCATTTCCTTCCCGGCGTTTGCGCTGGGGATGCTGTTGATGCAGATTTTCTCGGTTAATTTGGGCTGGCTGCCGACGGTGGGGGCAGATACCTGGCAGCACTACATTCTGCCTTCCATTACCCTGGGGGCCGCGGTGGCGGCGGTGATGGCGCGCTTTACCCGCGCTTCGTTCATTGATGTGATGCAGGAAGACTACATGCGCACCGCGCGGGCCAAAGGCGTGCGTGAAACCCGGGTGCTGCTTAAGCATGGGCTGCGCAACGCCATGATCCCGGTAGTGACCATGATGGGGCTGCAGTTCGGTTTCCTGCTGGGCGGCTCGATCGTGGTGGAAAAAGTGTTTAACTGGCCGGGGTTGGGGCGTTTGCTGGTGGATTCGGTGGAAATGCGTGACTACCCGGTGATTCAGGCGGAAGTGCTGTTGTTTTCGCTGGAATTTATTTTGATTAACCTGTTGGTGGATATGCTGTATGCAGCGATTAACCCATCCATTCGCTATAAATAG